The Aspergillus luchuensis IFO 4308 DNA, chromosome 7, nearly complete sequence genome has a segment encoding these proteins:
- the NAT1_4 gene encoding arylamine N-acetyltransferase family protein (COG:Q;~EggNog:ENOG410PKHI;~InterPro:IPR001447,IPR038765;~PFAM:PF00797;~go_function: GO:0016407 - acetyltransferase activity [Evidence IEA]), producing MGGMVNWAARPTYSLEQLRRYFDRIGLPENYREALPMQDGAILNGQSALALLKVLQRYQLAAVPFENLNLHYAVHRSISIDPYKVFEKVVDSKSRRGGYCMENSLLFGTVLRSLGYDVTAVGGRVNEAAQPMSASKNWRGPKYDGWNHMVNIVTIDEQKYLVDVGFGSNGPHQPLPLVQGYEFHNVGEQLGRLVYGPIAQHTSRSQSLWQYEFRNGDSHWIPAYCFTELEFLPEDFTIINYYMSTSRESWFTYHVVCVRMLLNENGDKIVGDVTLFNDTLKERLGATSKELEKFASDEQRVLALERVFKIHVSEADRESIRHTISEIL from the exons ATGGGCGGCATGGTCAATTGGGCAGCGCGTCCCACATATTCCTTGGAACAGCTCAGACGCTACTTCGACCGGATCGGGCTCCCCGAAAATTATCGAGAAGCTCTTCCAATGCAAGATGGAGCGATCCTCAATGGCCAGTCTGCATTAGCTTTGCTGAAGGTGCTGCAACGATACCAACTAGCAGCTGTCCCTTTCGAAAACCTCAACCTCCACTATGCTGTTCATCGGAGTATTTCCATTGATCCTTACAAGGTGTTTGAGAAAGTTGTTGATTCTAAGTCTCGTCGTGGGGGCTATTGCATGGAGAACAGTCTCTTGTTTGGCACCGTCCTACGAAGCCTGGGATACGATGTGACCGCCGTAGGAGGGCGTGTCAACGAAGCTGCGCAGCCCATGTCTGCCTCGAAGAATTGGAGAGGACCCAAGTATGACGGATG GAATCACATGGTCAACATCGTAACCATCGATGAACAAAAGTACCTTGTAGACGTTGGATTTGGCTCCAATGGGCCACACCAGCCCCTCCCACTGGTCCAGGGTTATGAGTTCCACAACGTTGGTGAACAGTTGGGCCGGCTAGTCTACGGGCCTATCGCTCAACACACTAGCAGGAGCCAATCTCTGTGGCAGTACGAATTTCGCAACGGGGACAGTCATTGGATTCCGGCTTACTGCTTCACCGAGTTGGAGTTCCTTCCAGAGGACTTTACTATAATCAACTACTACATGAGTACCAGCCGGGAAAGCTGGTTCACTTATCATGTTGTCTGCGTGCGGATGTTACTCAACGAAAATGGTGACAAGATCGTGGGCGATGTGACCCTGTTCAACGACACGCTCAAGGAGCGCCTGGGAGCGACATCCAAGGAGCTAGAGAAATTTGCGTCAGATGAGCAGCGCGTGCTAGCGCTAGAGAGAGTATTCAAGATCCATGTCTCCGAGGCCGATCGGGAGAGTATTCGCCATACAATATCGGAAATCCTCTAG